tttttaagtttaaatggttgatgtttatgtttaaattgtggtgccaatgaaggcatattggttaggcacataggttGATTGTGAAATGGTATATCTTGGCATGTTTTGGcacattttgaataggttttaGTGTTGATTAATGCATGGCTTGGAACCTAAGTTTTTGTATATGAATTGGCTTATGTTTGAAGGTGAATTTAGGCATACACAGTCTGCCACATAGCTGTGTGCTCCACACGATTGTATGATACGGTCATGTGGTATGTTTGATTTTAGGTGCAGGATGCTCCACACAGTCATAGATTGTTATGTTATATGGCCTGGCGAGACGGTCATGTAACCCTATTTTTTCACAACATTGAATTGTACATGGTTTGAGGACATGGGCATGTAgtaccacacggccgtgtgacccatgtttgcgatttttctatatttttctattttttttctgattAGTCCCTACTTGTTTCTAACTTGATTTCAAGGTTCCAAAAGCTCAATTTAAGTCTCGTTTTTGTATGTATGCtatgaatgataaattattattaatctatgatgattaaatattttttgtattgcGAATATGTATAATCGAACTTGTTTGTTGTCGTAATATGCCGTAGCTCTAATTTGGTGATAGAGAGgaattaggggtgttacattgtttGTTTGGCAACGAATATGTCATTCCATAACTTGGACTAAGTGATCAGGtcaggtatggggtgttacaataactCTCCACTTACACCCATTCTTGTACTTCTAGCACTCACCAACATATAAAACTGGTAAAGATATCGCAACTTTGTAATCAACTCAAGCTTTGGCAATATAGTTCTTGATGGCTACCATAGCTGCATCCTTCAATGGAAATTGTTTCCCTACATAGATCTTTGGAAGTTGCATCTAAACTCATCATATAGCTCAACAGTATGTCAGGATATTCCAAAAATTCCAAGGccttaatttcatttatgaCAATTTTGTAAATGTGTAATGGAGATTTGTGGAGACGAAGAATGATAAGACCTCCTTCAGCTTCTGGCAAGTTTGCAACATTATTGCCATCGACGTAATTGTCGaaatcaaaatcatcatcagTTTCTTCTTCCTCGTTGACGTTGTGAATACCTTCAGTCTAAAGATCACCAAATTCATTAATGTCTTCTTATTCATTTGGAAATTCGTATTGCTCGTCATCCACATTCAAATTAATAGGAACCAACAATGTTGATGGTGCAACATACTGTTATAAATCCTCTAAAGCATCGTTCGAATCAAGATCCAACCCTCATACGAAAAATCATCTTCCCATTGGCATAGATGATAACTTTGCATACGGGTTCCCCATCGCATATAGTTCACGTATAATTGGAGAAATATTAACAACATGCATGGATGAACTCAGAATATCACCTACTTCGCAACCTTGCTTGAATCATACACTCAACGACTCTACTGCACCATTTTCGGTTGAAAAATGGGTTGATATTCTAGTCTGGACATCATCATCATAAAGTTCAAGTATTCTACAAATGATTGGATTGGAGAACATTTTAAATCTACACACTAGTCTAAGAAGTGTCGAGTTGAGatcttttaattgatctttgaTGTTAGTTCATCGAGCTTAACAATTGTATTGAAACGTGTACTTATTTGATGCCTCGATTGAAAAACAACGCCAACTTTAATGTTACAAATTTCTTCATTATAATAGATCGCTACAAAGAATTTGATGTACATCTTTGAACCTTAAACCtgcaaaaaagaaattaatagtaataaattaatataaattaacaatacttaatataatataaaaacttcTATTAAAAGTTAACcatatttaatattcttaaaattaaataaatgattaaaataaaattagggttGTCAAAATAAGGTGGAGTGGGGTTGTGGGCCCGAAAAAGTAACTatcttccttttttctttttctacttgcttgaaaactatttatatattttgaagcAAGGTAGAGGGTAGACTTTAAAGGGTGTACTGGAAtaagggttttaaattttaattttacagaCCATACTTAAACCACCACTGAAACACTGACATTAATTGAGCCAACACTATTAAATTAAACCTTGGCTGGCTGATTTTAGGGTCCCAATTTCAcagttaaaagcataaaaacaaCTACTCAACCGCTTGTCTGACATGGCAATAAGTCGCCTATTGACtattaacctaatttttttatataatcgtTTGTTGAATAGGCGATTTACCTTCTTATTATAGAAACCAGCGTAcctttgtaattaaatttgacAGAACattatctttgatttttttttagtcATTATATTTATACAAGTTACCCGAAAAATAGCCaagaaaataacacaaatattagaacattttaatatatcaaaaatttattataaatataaaataacttaaaacacAATTATGGCATAACAAAATACATGAATACAACACGGATATACAAATTGCCAAGACTAAAACTAAACACCTATGTTCACATGAAAGCATTGGTTCCCTAATTAGGGAGGATGGATTATGCACTTTTGGTATACATTTGAAAGATTAGAATCCTAACCATGCAGATGGAATCGGTTGAAACTTGTTCTTCGCTATTGCCAGAACATCATAGTAATCTGCCTGATCGAAGCAGTTGCGGAAATCTGTGAAGAGCTTCTCGAACACCCTCCATTGTACTTTGATTGATCTAGAGTACGGGAACGGAAGAAAAACCTGCGTGAGACGAATAGTGTgcatcagaaaaaaaaatagcacACTGGCATGTCAGTTTCAAAGTAAAGCAGATGAAATTTCAAACACGTTTGTAACTGTCAAAAGATCGTTTTAACCCAAACTGCAGAGCAGACCCTATATCATCATCagatttctcttttcattcccaTCTTGGTTTGTTCTTATACGGATGATACAGAAGttataaaaatgcaattttgaTGCCATGAATAGGTTGCTCTTTCTTGCTCAAAATGCGACTTCTTGTTGTGACATGGAGATGTGTGTGTGTGCACACGCGTGCGTGCGTGCGTGCACATGCATATCTTATATACAATAAACACAAAAAGGTGCGGAATGGCAGCTTACGTCCCCCTCAAGAGCAAGGCGCTTAAGTAAAAGAAATGTGTGCTGGTTTTCCTCCAAATTGTCGAGAACAGCCAGCCAAATCTGCGAAGCAAGCTCATGGGCGACATCTCTTGATTTACCGCAAGTGATAAATTGATCTGCTAAAACAGAGGGAAAATGAGAACTAGTAATGGACTAGAGTTTTTTGTCATTTCAGAAATAATAgatttgtattactataatcataaacatgaaaagaaaagatgaaaaagatcATAGTAGTCTAAATACACAAATTGCAGTTTCAAAGTAGGATTATTGGATACCAGAAACAAAAATGCTTTATCTGATTTTAAGGTAAAAACACTTGCATCACAGGAGAGAtcccctctctctctcttctctctttttttttttttttttgaaataccaTGTCTAACAGTGATGTCCAATACATTTTGAAACATGGATATGGAGATATGATCCTCCAAGgatcctccaaatacatgaaaaacttttaaatttttgagtaTATTCATGCCAAACACATACCCATACCCACACTGGTGCCCAAGTCCAACTAAAATAGTGAGAGATACTCAATATGCAATTTTCATGAACGAGGATGTAAATGAGACACCTATTCTCGCAAGCTCAGTCATTCTCAAGTCGAGCTCAAGCTATCGAACAAGCTGGACTCAATTATCCTAGTGCTTGGCTCAAGTTTATgcataaataatcaattttgaaGTTGAGCATGGAAATTGAGCCCATTTTTCACTAGGTAAATGAGCTTAATGGAGGTAGCTCAAGCAATTCAGTTTTCATCTCGAATTGagctcaaactttaaaaatgaaaCTCAATCGAGCTTTGAGTCCCATATTTCAAATTGAGCTTGAGCTTCTTAGAGCTTTAGCTTGACTCAGCTTAATTACACCCCCAATCATGAATACATGGTTCAACCTATTTCTTACCACAAAAATGAAAGGGATTAATCATGGAAATAAAGAAGAATTGAGTAATACAGcaggtaaattattattatacaacCATTTGTAATAAGTAATTGTTTCTTAACAGTTAAAATGGAACAAAGAATCAAAAATATTGAGGCATTTATAGAACGATGCAACATTCTTATATCAGAAAGTAGAAATTTAACAAAGATGCATATGAATCATAAAAAAGAAATCTATATTGCCTTTCACCTTGACATAAAGAATTCAACATTGATTTaatgaaacttaaaaaaagTTGTAAGCACAAAACTGGAAGAGGATGGAAGTCGCACCGATTATGGTTCCATGAAGTATCCCGGAAGGAGG
This genomic stretch from Gossypium raimondii isolate GPD5lz chromosome 6, ASM2569854v1, whole genome shotgun sequence harbors:
- the LOC105774206 gene encoding uncharacterized protein LOC105774206 isoform X4 — its product is MRTFPSASQAKRWPGPIPQGLSKRRFAALYVGKHIFALDNDIDEIVGHTYLFLKEQLELSNMPPPSGILHGTIIDQFITCGKSRDVAHELASQIWLAVLDNLEENQHTFLLLKRLALEGDVFLPFPYSRSIKVQWRVFEKLFTDFRNCFDQADYYDVLAIAKNKFQPIPSAWFKVQRCTSNSL